In one window of Agromyces badenianii DNA:
- a CDS encoding TetR family transcriptional regulator — protein MDQPPPPHRRTESLRERKKAQTRDALLAAGMRLFAARGFAAVTVAEIAAEADVAPRTFHRYFPDKVELLFAGDDELRETMITALDQTAVDADPVVVIRVVLAAVAKRLGDQHAELVIRERLISETPALRDRDLAKRAGMEELVAERLAVRFGVNVDYLQAQWWAGVAFATFAAGYRAWLTQGGDLGAHLESALELLEHGVRRAT, from the coding sequence ATGGATCAACCACCGCCCCCGCACCGGCGCACGGAATCGCTTCGCGAGCGGAAGAAGGCCCAGACGCGTGACGCCTTGCTCGCCGCGGGAATGCGTCTGTTTGCCGCCCGCGGCTTTGCGGCCGTCACCGTGGCGGAGATCGCCGCCGAGGCCGACGTGGCCCCACGAACGTTCCATCGCTACTTTCCCGACAAGGTCGAGCTGCTGTTCGCCGGCGACGACGAGCTGCGCGAGACCATGATCACGGCGCTCGACCAGACGGCAGTCGACGCCGACCCGGTCGTCGTCATCCGGGTCGTGCTCGCGGCAGTCGCGAAGCGCCTCGGCGACCAGCACGCCGAACTGGTGATCCGCGAACGGCTGATCAGCGAGACTCCGGCACTGCGAGATCGTGACCTCGCCAAGCGCGCCGGAATGGAAGAACTCGTGGCCGAGCGCCTGGCGGTTCGATTCGGCGTCAACGTCGACTACCTGCAGGCCCAGTGGTGGGCCGGGGTGGCCTTCGCGACATTCGCGGCCGGGTACCGCGCATGGCTCACGCAGGGCGGCGACCTCGGCGCGCACCTCGAATCAGCTCTCGAGCTGCTCGAGCACGGTGTGCGCCGGGCGACGTAG
- a CDS encoding carboxymuconolactone decarboxylase family protein has translation MTTDTRIPPTEITGLYGAVVKIAARKMIGEVPDSIGVLWHHPAVMKDAMSIGRKVEGWKELDRSLATYAVMASAAYVGCSACLDLNYFMAHNHKLDVAKAREVPRWREASVFSPLERRVMEYAEAMSQTSPAVTDELSAALLDELGPAALIELTARVAFINMSARMNITLGIRSEGFADSCGLPPLATRPAGVGSPA, from the coding sequence ATGACCACCGACACCCGCATCCCGCCGACCGAGATCACCGGCCTGTACGGCGCGGTCGTGAAGATCGCCGCCCGCAAGATGATCGGCGAGGTGCCCGATTCGATCGGCGTGCTGTGGCACCACCCGGCCGTGATGAAAGACGCGATGAGCATCGGCCGCAAGGTCGAGGGCTGGAAGGAGCTCGACCGGAGCCTCGCGACCTACGCCGTCATGGCCTCGGCCGCATACGTCGGCTGCAGCGCCTGCCTCGACCTCAACTACTTCATGGCGCACAACCACAAGCTCGACGTGGCGAAGGCGCGCGAGGTGCCGCGCTGGCGCGAGGCATCCGTCTTCTCGCCGTTGGAGCGGCGCGTGATGGAGTATGCCGAGGCGATGAGCCAGACCTCGCCCGCGGTGACCGACGAGCTGTCGGCGGCGCTGCTCGACGAGCTCGGGCCGGCGGCGCTCATCGAGCTCACCGCGCGGGTCGCGTTCATCAACATGAGCGCACGCATGAACATCACGCTCGGCATCCGCTCCGAGGGGTTCGCGGACTCGTGCGGGCTGCCCCCGCTCGCGACGCGACCGGCGGGCGTAGGCTCGCCGGCATGA
- a CDS encoding amino acid-binding protein, which translates to MAKELLVTLENQPGEGARLGEALGDAGVNIEGLCAIMDGRTGTVHILVEDVAGARAALEGAGIPVEAETDVIVSPALPDPDLDTPGVFGGMARALADAGINITLVYVASRNRVVLATDDNQRATQLLQSMM; encoded by the coding sequence ATGGCGAAAGAACTCTTGGTCACCCTCGAGAACCAGCCCGGCGAGGGAGCTCGCCTCGGCGAGGCGCTCGGCGATGCGGGTGTCAACATCGAGGGCCTCTGCGCGATCATGGATGGCAGAACGGGCACCGTGCACATCCTCGTCGAGGATGTCGCGGGCGCCAGGGCGGCGCTCGAGGGCGCCGGCATCCCGGTCGAGGCCGAGACCGACGTCATCGTCAGTCCCGCATTGCCCGATCCTGACCTGGACACGCCGGGTGTCTTCGGTGGGATGGCGCGCGCGCTCGCCGACGCCGGGATCAACATCACGCTCGTCTACGTGGCCTCAAGAAACCGCGTCGTGCTCGCAACCGACGACAACCAGCGCGCCACGCAGCTGCTGCAGTCGATGATGTAG
- a CDS encoding ATP-dependent Clp protease ATP-binding subunit, giving the protein MPEDFNPEAGASSFDEFLARYLAGEQARQARSIDLSRFLTARTQGILRQAGRFALERGQTELDALHILRVIVEDESVKQAIARIGVAPERLITATEARLPAASDAADINAATITPSASRALFHSYQVARSAGSTYIDPEHLFFALVLGQDAPAGQVLARAGVTAEALTQSIRETVEAGMPGADGDTDASGMTGAGASDTPMLDKFGTDLTQLAADGELDPVIGRADEIEQTIEILSRRTKNNPVLIGEAGVGKTAIVEGLARAIVEESVPEALLDKRVISLDLPGMLAGTRYRGDFEERLTKTMEEIAAHKGELIIFIDEIHTVVGAGGSGDGGTDAGNILKPRLARGELHLVGATTLKEYRVIEKDPALERRFQPVRVGEPSIEDAVLILHGLKPAYEEHHGVQYTDAALRASVELSARYLTDRVLPDKAIDLIDQAGARLRLKLGMKTDVSALIARLADLEADKNAAVSAEHYEEASRIRDEISKVQARLHAATAKGRAAASAGLGSDGAERSTVIDEAEIAAVISRATGIPVNRLTESERERLGDLEGELHARVIGQDDAVTAVAKAVRRSRTGMGDSKRPVGSFLFLGPTGVGKTELARALASSLFDDEQAIVRFDMSEFGERHTVSRLVGAPPGYVGYDEAGQLTERVRRNPYSIVLFDEIEKAHPDVFNLLLQVLDDGRLTDGQGRTVDFRNTVIVMTSNLGSEFLASRSGALGFVAGSDASGFSSADDVRNRVMGKVREAMRPEFLNRIDEIVLFQKLDEPQLAQIVRLMLGATAKRLASREVAFEVTDAAVTLLAERGYEPEYGARPLRRVIQREIDDRISDLFVSGELGDGEGVKADAADGEFVVASVPRATVSLPVAA; this is encoded by the coding sequence GTGCCCGAAGACTTCAACCCCGAAGCCGGCGCGAGCTCGTTCGACGAGTTTCTCGCCCGCTATCTCGCGGGTGAGCAGGCGCGTCAGGCTCGGTCGATCGACCTCAGCCGGTTCCTGACCGCCCGCACACAAGGCATCCTGCGTCAAGCAGGACGCTTCGCGCTCGAGCGCGGCCAGACCGAGCTCGACGCCCTGCACATCCTGCGCGTGATCGTCGAAGACGAGAGCGTCAAGCAGGCGATCGCCCGCATCGGCGTCGCCCCCGAGCGGCTCATCACCGCGACCGAGGCGCGCCTGCCCGCGGCATCCGATGCTGCCGACATCAACGCGGCCACGATCACCCCGAGCGCCTCCCGTGCGCTGTTCCACAGCTACCAGGTCGCACGCTCGGCCGGCTCGACCTACATCGACCCTGAGCACCTCTTCTTCGCGCTCGTGCTGGGGCAAGACGCCCCCGCCGGCCAAGTGCTCGCGCGCGCCGGTGTCACCGCCGAGGCCCTCACGCAGAGCATTCGCGAGACGGTCGAGGCCGGCATGCCGGGTGCCGATGGCGACACGGATGCCTCGGGCATGACGGGCGCCGGGGCATCCGACACCCCCATGCTCGACAAGTTCGGCACCGACCTCACGCAGCTCGCCGCCGACGGCGAGCTCGACCCCGTGATCGGCCGTGCCGACGAGATCGAGCAGACCATCGAGATCCTCAGCCGCCGCACGAAGAACAACCCGGTGCTGATCGGCGAGGCCGGCGTCGGCAAGACGGCGATCGTCGAGGGCCTCGCCCGCGCGATCGTCGAGGAGTCGGTGCCCGAGGCCCTGCTCGACAAGCGCGTCATCTCGCTCGACCTGCCCGGCATGCTCGCGGGCACCCGCTATCGCGGCGACTTCGAGGAGCGCCTCACCAAGACCATGGAGGAGATCGCCGCACACAAGGGCGAGCTCATCATCTTCATCGATGAGATCCACACCGTGGTCGGTGCCGGCGGCTCGGGCGACGGCGGCACCGACGCGGGCAACATCTTGAAGCCGCGCCTCGCGCGCGGCGAGCTGCACCTCGTGGGCGCGACCACACTCAAGGAGTACCGCGTCATCGAGAAGGATCCGGCCCTCGAGCGCCGGTTCCAGCCGGTGCGCGTGGGGGAGCCCTCCATCGAAGACGCCGTGCTGATTCTGCACGGGCTGAAGCCGGCCTACGAGGAGCACCACGGCGTGCAGTACACGGATGCCGCGCTGCGCGCCTCCGTCGAGCTGAGCGCCCGCTACCTCACCGACCGGGTGCTGCCCGACAAGGCCATCGATCTCATCGACCAGGCAGGCGCGCGTCTGCGCCTGAAGCTCGGCATGAAGACGGATGTCTCCGCGCTCATCGCGCGACTCGCCGACCTCGAAGCCGACAAGAACGCCGCCGTGAGCGCCGAGCACTACGAGGAGGCGTCGCGCATTCGCGACGAGATCTCGAAGGTGCAGGCTCGTCTGCATGCGGCCACCGCGAAGGGGCGCGCCGCGGCATCCGCTGGGCTCGGCTCTGACGGTGCCGAGCGTTCGACCGTGATCGACGAGGCCGAGATCGCCGCGGTGATCTCGCGGGCCACCGGCATTCCGGTGAACCGCCTCACCGAGAGCGAGCGCGAGCGCCTCGGCGACCTCGAGGGCGAGCTGCACGCGCGCGTCATCGGCCAAGACGACGCGGTCACCGCGGTCGCCAAGGCCGTGCGCCGCAGCCGCACCGGCATGGGCGACTCCAAGCGCCCGGTCGGGTCGTTCCTGTTCCTCGGGCCGACGGGAGTCGGCAAGACCGAGCTGGCGCGTGCGCTGGCGTCGTCGCTCTTCGACGACGAGCAGGCGATTGTGCGCTTCGACATGAGTGAGTTCGGCGAGCGGCACACGGTGTCGCGACTCGTCGGCGCCCCTCCCGGCTATGTCGGGTACGACGAGGCCGGGCAGCTCACCGAGCGCGTGCGGCGCAACCCGTACTCGATCGTGCTCTTCGACGAGATCGAGAAGGCGCACCCCGACGTGTTCAACCTGCTGCTGCAGGTGCTCGACGACGGACGCCTGACCGACGGCCAGGGTCGCACGGTCGACTTCCGCAACACGGTGATCGTGATGACCTCGAACCTCGGTTCGGAGTTCCTCGCGTCTCGCTCGGGTGCGCTCGGCTTCGTCGCGGGCTCTGATGCGTCGGGCTTCTCGTCGGCCGATGACGTGCGCAACCGCGTCATGGGCAAGGTGCGCGAGGCCATGCGCCCCGAGTTCCTGAACCGCATCGACGAGATCGTGCTGTTCCAGAAGCTCGACGAGCCGCAGCTCGCGCAGATCGTGCGCCTCATGCTCGGTGCGACCGCGAAGCGGCTCGCCTCACGCGAGGTCGCCTTCGAGGTGACGGATGCCGCGGTGACGCTCTTGGCCGAACGCGGCTACGAGCCCGAGTACGGTGCCCGCCCGCTGCGCCGCGTCATCCAGCGCGAGATCGACGACCGCATCAGCGACCTGTTCGTGAGCGGCGAGCTCGGCGACGGCGAGGGCGTGAAGGCGGATGCCGCGGACGGCGAGTTCGTCGTGGCATCCGTGCCCCGCGCGACCGTCTCGCTGCCAGTCGCGGCGTAA
- a CDS encoding SDR family oxidoreductase, with translation MTHHPRTAITGGTGFVGRHLAERLGPEASVVISRRTGVDTSDADVLTRAFEGCEVVAHCAGINREIGDQTYQRVHIEGTTNVIEAAKRAGVRKVIMLSFLRARPDCGSAYHESKWAAEELIRGSGLDYTILKAGMIYGRGDHLIDHLSHTVQTLPVFATVGFREKPIRPIPIDDLTDILEAAIDGRMPRETVAVVGAEQLMLSKAVRRVASVLGRRVVVVPWPVWAQYALAQVTEWTMKVPLVAKAQVRMLAEGVTDAAPPAASVPDDLLPRRMFTAEQIRESLPEPGGFGWRDLRICRHA, from the coding sequence ATGACCCATCACCCCCGCACCGCGATCACCGGCGGCACCGGATTCGTCGGACGCCACCTGGCCGAACGGCTCGGGCCCGAGGCATCCGTCGTCATCTCTCGCCGCACCGGCGTCGACACCAGTGATGCCGACGTGCTGACGCGGGCGTTCGAGGGGTGCGAGGTCGTCGCGCACTGCGCGGGCATCAACCGCGAGATCGGCGACCAGACCTACCAGCGGGTGCACATCGAGGGCACCACGAACGTGATCGAGGCGGCCAAGCGCGCCGGGGTGCGCAAGGTCATCATGCTGAGCTTCCTGCGGGCGCGGCCCGACTGCGGGTCGGCGTACCACGAGTCGAAATGGGCGGCCGAAGAGCTGATCCGCGGCTCGGGCCTCGACTACACGATCCTCAAGGCCGGCATGATCTACGGCCGCGGCGACCACCTCATCGACCACCTCAGCCACACCGTGCAGACCCTGCCGGTGTTCGCGACCGTCGGCTTCCGCGAGAAACCCATCCGGCCCATCCCGATCGACGACCTCACCGACATCCTCGAAGCCGCGATCGACGGGCGGATGCCGCGCGAGACCGTCGCCGTCGTCGGCGCCGAGCAACTCATGCTGTCGAAGGCCGTGCGGCGCGTGGCATCCGTGCTCGGCCGCCGCGTGGTCGTGGTGCCGTGGCCGGTGTGGGCGCAGTACGCGCTCGCCCAGGTGACCGAGTGGACCATGAAAGTGCCGCTCGTCGCGAAGGCCCAGGTGCGCATGCTCGCCGAGGGCGTGACGGATGCCGCGCCGCCTGCGGCATCCGTGCCCGACGACCTGCTCCCCCGGCGCATGTTCACGGCCGAGCAGATCCGCGAGAGCCTGCCCGAGCCGGGCGGGTTCGGCTGGCGCGACCTTCGCATCTGCAGACACGCCTGA
- a CDS encoding RNA polymerase sigma-70 factor, which yields MTDDPFVTHRSLLFTVAYELLGSAADAEDVLQESWLRWADVAHDEVRDPRAYLVRIVTRQALNQLRTVSRRRESYVGEWLPEPLLTSPDVADDVELAESVSIAMLTVLETLGPTERAVFVLREVFDVPYDEIADAVDKSPAAVRQIAHRAKDHVAARRPRMDVMRSEHEEAVERLVAAMNTGDVQGLMDVLAPDVVSVADGGGKVRGAALRPIVGADRIARYLVGGLAKFPGVFVAMPAWVNGQPGIRVELDGQLAGVVSLSVEGGRITRIYSMANPDKLGWVQAEAELAR from the coding sequence ATGACCGACGATCCGTTCGTCACCCACCGCAGCCTGCTCTTCACGGTCGCCTACGAGCTGCTCGGCTCGGCCGCCGACGCCGAAGACGTGCTGCAGGAATCCTGGCTGCGATGGGCGGATGTCGCCCACGACGAGGTGCGCGACCCGCGCGCGTACCTCGTGCGCATCGTCACGCGGCAGGCGCTGAACCAGCTGCGCACGGTGTCGCGCCGACGCGAGTCGTACGTGGGGGAGTGGCTGCCCGAGCCGCTGCTGACGAGTCCGGATGTCGCAGACGACGTCGAGTTGGCCGAGAGCGTCTCGATCGCGATGCTCACCGTGCTCGAGACGCTCGGTCCGACGGAGCGCGCGGTGTTCGTGCTGCGAGAGGTCTTCGACGTGCCGTACGACGAGATCGCCGACGCCGTCGACAAGTCGCCGGCCGCCGTGCGGCAGATCGCGCACCGGGCGAAGGATCACGTCGCCGCGCGTCGGCCGCGCATGGACGTGATGCGTTCGGAGCACGAGGAGGCCGTCGAGCGACTCGTGGCGGCGATGAACACGGGCGACGTGCAGGGGCTCATGGACGTGCTCGCACCCGACGTGGTGTCGGTCGCCGACGGCGGCGGCAAGGTGCGGGGTGCTGCGCTTCGGCCGATCGTCGGCGCCGACCGCATCGCGAGGTACCTGGTCGGCGGGCTCGCGAAGTTCCCCGGCGTGTTCGTCGCCATGCCGGCCTGGGTGAACGGTCAGCCGGGCATCCGGGTAGAGCTCGACGGGCAGCTCGCCGGGGTCGTGAGCCTGAGCGTCGAGGGCGGGCGGATCACGCGCATCTACTCGATGGCGAACCCCGACAAACTCGGGTGGGTGCAGGCCGAGGCCGAGCTGGCCCGGTGA
- a CDS encoding PadR family transcriptional regulator produces MNGSYMGDGFTGPSGGWGQGRAPQGLWEAMEQLRGMFEQKVAPRMGRGDVRAAVLSLLAERPMHGYQIISEIAERSGGAWKPSAGSVYPTLQLLADEGLISAEESNGRKTYSLTEAGRAEAEASADRPAPWQTSGARDSGSGGALPKAGIELAQAAAQVGRTGTPEQIKQAVEVLDDARRRLYSILAQD; encoded by the coding sequence ATGAACGGTTCGTACATGGGCGACGGATTCACCGGCCCCTCGGGCGGGTGGGGGCAAGGCCGCGCGCCGCAGGGACTGTGGGAGGCCATGGAGCAGCTTCGCGGCATGTTCGAGCAGAAGGTCGCACCGCGGATGGGTCGGGGCGACGTGCGCGCGGCGGTGCTCTCGCTCCTCGCCGAGCGGCCGATGCATGGCTACCAGATCATCAGCGAGATCGCCGAGCGCAGCGGCGGGGCATGGAAGCCGAGCGCGGGCTCGGTGTATCCGACGCTGCAGCTGCTCGCCGACGAAGGGCTCATCAGCGCCGAGGAGTCGAACGGCCGCAAGACCTACTCGCTCACGGAAGCGGGGCGGGCCGAGGCCGAGGCATCCGCTGATCGCCCTGCGCCGTGGCAGACCTCGGGCGCGCGCGACTCCGGCTCGGGCGGGGCACTCCCGAAGGCCGGCATCGAGCTCGCACAGGCGGCGGCGCAGGTCGGGCGCACGGGCACCCCCGAGCAGATCAAGCAGGCGGTCGAGGTGCTCGACGACGCGCGTCGTCGTCTCTACTCGATCCTCGCTCAGGACTGA
- a CDS encoding DUF4062 domain-containing protein, which yields MDRKYQVFVSSTYVDLVDERREVIQALLEMDCLPAGMEMFPAADEDQWTLIKKVIDDCDFYVVIVGGRYGSVSSEGISYTEMEYDYAVTSKIPVLGFVHANPSDIPVGKSELAPDARVKLDAFRTKVMSRMVKQYSSPTELGSVVSRGLNRAIKNSDRPGWVRGDQAMTPEVRTEIAELQAAVADAKRAQAEEAAENVRHFELDLDYEHGHDEVTIEFQLEGYESNFRPYSAAAELTYTWDDVFETLGPFMIDEAPEQSVRDRWDSHMLNDTHRLEGWPVLTRDSATTTDSAWGAIIVQLRALGAITLGEKKRPPSDKSIYWKLTPAGDDYLVKLRAVRRTAGEAAGD from the coding sequence GTGGATCGCAAGTATCAAGTCTTCGTTAGCTCTACCTATGTTGATCTCGTTGACGAACGTCGCGAAGTGATCCAAGCGCTCCTCGAGATGGACTGCCTCCCCGCAGGGATGGAGATGTTTCCCGCCGCTGATGAAGATCAGTGGACGCTCATCAAGAAGGTCATCGACGACTGCGACTTCTATGTGGTGATCGTCGGCGGGCGCTACGGGTCTGTCTCCTCCGAGGGCATCAGCTACACCGAGATGGAGTACGACTATGCGGTGACCAGCAAGATACCGGTATTGGGATTCGTCCATGCGAATCCGAGCGACATCCCTGTGGGCAAGTCCGAGCTTGCACCTGACGCCCGAGTCAAGCTTGACGCCTTCCGAACCAAGGTCATGTCACGAATGGTCAAGCAGTATTCGTCTCCCACGGAACTCGGCTCCGTCGTGTCCCGCGGACTAAACAGGGCGATCAAGAACAGCGATCGACCGGGATGGGTTCGCGGCGACCAAGCGATGACGCCCGAGGTTCGCACCGAGATCGCGGAGTTGCAGGCAGCTGTAGCGGACGCAAAGAGAGCCCAGGCCGAGGAAGCCGCAGAGAACGTGCGACACTTCGAGTTGGACCTTGACTACGAGCATGGTCACGATGAAGTGACTATTGAGTTCCAGCTTGAAGGATACGAGTCCAACTTTAGACCGTATAGCGCTGCTGCCGAACTGACTTACACATGGGATGACGTGTTCGAGACGCTTGGACCCTTCATGATCGATGAAGCTCCGGAACAAAGCGTGCGTGATCGATGGGATTCGCACATGCTGAATGACACCCATCGACTTGAAGGCTGGCCCGTCCTCACCAGGGATAGTGCAACGACAACCGACAGCGCTTGGGGCGCAATCATCGTGCAGCTTCGCGCGCTCGGCGCCATCACACTTGGTGAGAAGAAGCGACCACCCTCCGACAAGTCGATCTATTGGAAGCTCACGCCCGCGGGCGACGATTATCTCGTCAAGCTGCGCGCCGTGCGCCGGACGGCAGGAGAGGCTGCCGGCGATTAA
- a CDS encoding DUF4239 domain-containing protein, giving the protein MLDWFYDTSILITLPVFVGGFVVVSCLIVVALRPVVNRLVADSKEWDRALAHVIGTFGVFFGILLALVAVSVYENFASTREATIEEAGRVGALYRATTGLPEDLGDEMRQVLDAYMHSVIEVDFPEQASGNLPEASDTQVDEFERLLHAVEAETRGDQAEFEQALATFDAFIESRRARIDATALALPPLFWLVIWVGAAVNAVLIAFINVSNRRLHLLMAGLLAVFIGLVIFVTADTDHPFAGAISVGPGAYERVLEQLIDARDSD; this is encoded by the coding sequence ATGCTGGACTGGTTCTACGACACGAGCATCCTGATCACGCTGCCGGTGTTCGTCGGCGGGTTCGTGGTGGTCTCCTGCCTGATCGTGGTCGCACTCCGTCCGGTCGTGAACCGGCTCGTCGCCGATTCGAAGGAGTGGGACCGCGCCCTCGCGCACGTCATCGGCACGTTCGGCGTATTCTTCGGAATCCTGCTCGCGCTCGTCGCGGTGTCGGTCTATGAGAACTTCGCCTCAACGCGCGAGGCCACGATCGAGGAGGCGGGTCGTGTCGGAGCCCTCTATCGTGCGACCACCGGCCTGCCCGAGGATCTGGGCGACGAGATGCGGCAGGTACTCGACGCGTACATGCACTCGGTCATCGAGGTCGACTTTCCCGAACAAGCGTCGGGGAACCTCCCGGAAGCGAGCGACACCCAAGTCGACGAGTTCGAGCGGCTCCTGCACGCCGTCGAAGCCGAAACCCGTGGCGATCAGGCGGAGTTCGAGCAGGCGCTCGCCACATTCGATGCCTTCATCGAGTCGCGGCGAGCGCGGATCGACGCCACCGCCCTCGCCCTGCCGCCGCTCTTCTGGCTCGTCATCTGGGTCGGTGCCGCCGTCAACGCGGTGCTGATCGCGTTCATCAACGTGTCGAACCGGCGCCTGCACCTGCTCATGGCGGGCCTGCTCGCGGTGTTCATCGGCTTGGTCATCTTCGTCACGGCCGACACTGACCACCCCTTCGCCGGGGCGATCTCGGTCGGCCCGGGAGCGTACGAGCGGGTGCTCGAACAGCTCATCGACGCGCGCGACTCCGACTAG
- a CDS encoding ABC1 kinase family protein: MPSARRRREDSTPDVGNTRARYRRILRFAVRHIVQTWWFELVLPRIGLAKVAARGRTARLTRIAQRFHVLAVDLGGLMIKVGQYLSSRLDVLPPELTHELAGLQDEVPPVPFDAIRRLAEAELGVPLERAYAWFDPTPLAAASLGQAHRARLSPIDAVDMGYDEAVVKVQRPGIETIVDVDLAALRRVAGWLSRVRLVSSRVDVPSLVEEFAATSLEEIDYLQEAANAERFAASFAGDPRVAAPEVVWERTTRRVLTLADVTAIKINDRESLVAAGIDPKAVAKQFATVMFDQLFRDGFFHADPHPGNIFVTPVEQVTDAASPTSGVTDAARATASPAWRLTFIDFGMMGEVPDGLRRGLQQVILAVAARDGKRLVDSIRGVGILLPSADTAELERAMTELFARFGGMGLAEVRQIDERELRSFAIEFGEVMRALPFQLPENFLLVIRSMSLTSGLCSSLDPDFNMWDAVEPYAGQLLRDERGNLVQALGQQALSVASTVARLPQRLDALADRIEEGRLVANSPRLEQRVARLERTTRRIVSAVLFVGLFIGGILLRVDEPMWGAALIAVSVIPLLHALFAGIFRRRGRG, translated from the coding sequence GTGCCCTCGGCACGTCGGCGTCGAGAAGACTCGACGCCCGATGTCGGCAACACGCGCGCCCGCTACCGGCGCATACTGCGGTTCGCCGTGCGACACATCGTGCAGACCTGGTGGTTCGAGCTCGTGCTGCCTCGCATCGGCCTGGCGAAGGTCGCGGCGCGCGGGCGAACGGCGCGGCTGACTCGCATCGCCCAGCGCTTCCACGTGCTCGCGGTCGACCTCGGCGGCCTCATGATCAAGGTCGGCCAATACCTCTCGTCGCGACTCGACGTGCTGCCGCCCGAGCTCACACACGAGCTCGCCGGACTCCAAGATGAAGTGCCGCCCGTGCCGTTCGACGCGATCCGACGCCTCGCCGAGGCCGAGCTGGGCGTTCCGCTCGAGCGCGCGTACGCGTGGTTCGACCCGACACCGCTGGCCGCGGCATCCCTCGGTCAAGCGCACCGCGCCCGGCTCTCGCCGATCGACGCCGTCGACATGGGATACGACGAGGCCGTCGTCAAGGTGCAGCGACCGGGCATCGAGACGATCGTCGACGTCGACCTGGCAGCACTGCGCCGCGTCGCCGGATGGCTCAGCCGCGTGAGACTCGTCTCGAGCCGCGTGGACGTCCCCTCCCTCGTCGAGGAGTTCGCCGCCACGAGCCTCGAAGAGATCGACTACCTGCAGGAAGCTGCCAACGCCGAGCGGTTCGCCGCGAGCTTCGCCGGCGACCCGCGGGTCGCCGCACCCGAAGTCGTCTGGGAGCGCACGACGCGCCGAGTGCTGACGCTCGCCGACGTGACCGCGATCAAGATCAACGACCGCGAGTCCTTGGTTGCGGCGGGCATCGACCCGAAGGCGGTCGCGAAGCAGTTCGCGACCGTCATGTTCGACCAGCTCTTCCGCGACGGCTTCTTCCACGCCGACCCGCACCCCGGCAACATCTTCGTCACGCCGGTCGAGCAGGTGACGGATGCCGCGTCGCCGACCTCGGGCGTGACGGATGCCGCGCGGGCGACCGCTTCCCCCGCCTGGCGGCTCACCTTCATCGACTTCGGCATGATGGGCGAGGTGCCCGACGGACTGCGCCGCGGGCTGCAGCAGGTCATCCTCGCCGTCGCCGCGCGTGACGGCAAGCGGCTGGTCGACAGCATCCGTGGTGTCGGCATCCTGCTGCCGTCGGCCGATACGGCAGAGCTCGAGCGAGCGATGACCGAGCTGTTCGCGCGCTTCGGAGGCATGGGCCTCGCCGAGGTGCGGCAGATCGACGAGCGCGAGCTGCGCAGCTTCGCGATCGAGTTCGGCGAGGTGATGCGGGCGCTGCCGTTCCAGCTGCCCGAGAACTTCCTGCTCGTCATCCGTTCGATGTCGCTGACCTCGGGCCTCTGCAGCTCGCTCGACCCCGACTTCAACATGTGGGACGCCGTCGAGCCCTACGCCGGCCAACTCCTGCGCGACGAGCGCGGCAACCTCGTGCAGGCGCTCGGGCAGCAGGCGCTGTCGGTCGCAAGCACGGTTGCACGGCTGCCGCAGCGCCTCGACGCGCTCGCGGACCGCATCGAGGAGGGGCGCCTCGTCGCGAACTCGCCGCGGCTCGAGCAGCGGGTGGCGAGGCTCGAGCGCACGACCCGGCGGATCGTCTCGGCGGTGCTGTTCGTCGGCCTCTTCATCGGCGGCATCCTGCTTCGCGTCGACGAGCCGATGTGGGGCGCCGCACTGATCGCGGTGTCGGTGATCCCGCTGCTGCACGCGCTGTTCGCCGGGATCTTCCGCCGTCGCGGGCGGGGGTGA